In one Nocardia tengchongensis genomic region, the following are encoded:
- a CDS encoding ESX secretion-associated protein EspG: protein MTTLTNDGMIALAGHLGVQTLPLVLSIGPRQDSYQEWEQAQELARADLRARRIVDAHGDVDTDTATALFVLSQPDRELAMRVHTTDGLIRVCVARRAEHHAMAIRRGDTLDLHPLWSDGSGTSLSRPLLDALGPCPPADLAAFSAESADLAERLNAATTSEDYASTVYSLGVPDTDATAYGLALSATHAYAEIVAYAYADGLTDRSPGAVAVYDTARGRIVAAPGVAPDQQLWSTLTPGSDHRIAQSISTLIDSLPGGRWLS from the coding sequence ATGACGACCCTCACCAACGACGGAATGATCGCACTCGCCGGACATCTAGGGGTGCAAACCCTGCCCCTGGTGCTATCCATCGGCCCGCGCCAGGATTCCTACCAGGAGTGGGAGCAGGCGCAGGAACTAGCCCGCGCCGACCTACGTGCCCGCCGCATCGTCGACGCCCACGGCGACGTTGACACCGACACTGCGACAGCCCTTTTCGTTCTATCCCAGCCCGACCGCGAGCTAGCCATGCGGGTCCACACCACCGACGGCCTCATCCGCGTCTGTGTGGCCCGCCGAGCCGAACACCACGCCATGGCCATCCGCCGCGGCGACACGCTAGACCTCCACCCCCTGTGGTCCGACGGCTCCGGGACCTCCCTATCCCGCCCTCTACTAGACGCCCTCGGCCCCTGCCCGCCCGCCGACCTGGCCGCTTTCAGCGCCGAATCGGCAGACCTGGCCGAACGCCTCAACGCCGCAACAACTTCCGAAGACTACGCGAGCACCGTCTACAGCCTGGGCGTCCCCGACACCGACGCCACCGCCTACGGCCTCGCCCTCTCAGCCACTCACGCCTACGCCGAAATCGTGGCCTACGCCTACGCCGACGGCCTCACAGACCGATCGCCCGGAGCCGTCGCTGTCTACGACACCGCACGGGGCCGCATCGTGGCCGCACCGGGGGTCGCCCCGGACCAGCAACTCTGGTCCACGCTGACACCGGGCAGTGATCACCGTATCGCGCAGTCGATTTCAACACTGATCGACTCGCTGCCCGGGGGGAGGTGGCTGTCGTGA
- a CDS encoding helix-turn-helix transcriptional regulator, with protein MGERSDPSALRFLIGHELRVARERARVKQSEAAKAIGCSQPKIVAMESGKYLQQPDDVTALLRLYGAEVAQVDRLTSLAGQADQKTWWAPFSEVLPNWFKTFVGLEGLARSQFIYQTVTFTGQLQTSTYATALHEGSPLVASVDVPQIVRARMARQRVTGPHPMGLSSVIEEAVIDRVVGTAETMREQLEHLTLLMKHDHIDIRILPTRKYAHAGNVTEFTLLQFAEAQTVGYIEYPTGALYLQDYDGVAVYEMLAEQLLAAALSKSESAELIRSRVAGLK; from the coding sequence ATGGGAGAACGCTCCGATCCATCGGCCTTGCGATTCCTGATCGGGCATGAGTTGCGGGTCGCGCGCGAGCGCGCACGGGTGAAGCAGAGCGAGGCCGCGAAAGCGATCGGGTGCAGCCAGCCGAAGATCGTTGCGATGGAATCCGGGAAGTATCTGCAGCAACCTGATGACGTGACCGCACTGCTGCGGCTGTACGGCGCCGAGGTCGCCCAGGTCGACCGGCTCACGTCGCTAGCCGGCCAGGCCGATCAGAAGACCTGGTGGGCGCCATTTTCCGAGGTATTGCCGAACTGGTTCAAGACATTTGTGGGCTTGGAAGGCCTGGCTCGGAGTCAATTCATCTATCAGACAGTCACATTCACCGGACAGCTGCAGACCAGTACCTACGCCACCGCACTGCACGAGGGCAGCCCGCTGGTCGCATCGGTGGATGTGCCGCAGATCGTCCGGGCCAGAATGGCCCGGCAGCGGGTAACCGGCCCTCACCCGATGGGCTTGAGCTCCGTCATCGAGGAAGCGGTCATCGACCGAGTGGTCGGCACCGCGGAAACGATGCGCGAGCAACTCGAGCATCTGACGCTGCTGATGAAGCACGACCACATCGACATTCGCATCCTGCCGACCAGGAAGTATGCCCACGCCGGGAACGTCACCGAATTCACGCTGTTGCAGTTCGCCGAAGCCCAGACCGTCGGCTACATCGAGTACCCGACCGGCGCTCTGTACCTGCAGGATTACGATGGGGTCGCAGTGTACGAGATGCTGGCCGAGCAGCTCCTTGCGGCGGCGCTATCGAAAAGTGAATCCGCCGAACTGATCAGGAGCCGCGTGGCCGGGTTGAAATGA
- a CDS encoding DUF397 domain-containing protein — protein sequence MAPISPVGWRKSSYSGSNGGQCVEVAIAAGMVRIRDSKYSGPPERRPIITVPIHRWVDVLEFVLRGGAGQVGMGLSIELCAEGGTTLKSHDGTELAFTAAEWDAFAKGIVNDEFSAS from the coding sequence ATGGCCCCGATCAGTCCTGTCGGGTGGCGCAAGTCCAGCTACAGCGGAAGCAACGGGGGGCAATGCGTCGAGGTTGCCATCGCGGCCGGGATGGTGCGGATTCGCGACAGCAAATATTCTGGACCGCCTGAACGTCGGCCGATCATCACGGTGCCGATCCATCGATGGGTTGACGTACTCGAGTTCGTCCTGCGCGGAGGGGCAGGTCAAGTCGGTATGGGGTTGAGTATCGAGCTCTGCGCCGAGGGCGGCACGACATTGAAGAGTCATGACGGAACCGAACTGGCGTTCACGGCCGCCGAATGGGATGCATTCGCGAAGGGCATCGTAAACGACGAGTTCAGCGCCTCGTAG
- a CDS encoding PE domain-containing protein, with amino-acid sequence MSTNAFDGLRFDASTARDAAAQLDALADRIANGLGVEGVKLDFASAGADEVSVRAAQTLNAVAASFVNSGSDGVSELRNLAATLRSQFDAFGKVEEQSVLGFAG; translated from the coding sequence ATGAGCACCAACGCATTCGACGGTCTGCGCTTCGACGCCTCGACCGCACGCGACGCCGCGGCCCAGCTGGACGCGCTCGCCGACCGGATCGCCAACGGGCTGGGCGTCGAAGGGGTCAAGCTCGACTTCGCGTCCGCCGGTGCGGACGAGGTGTCGGTGCGCGCCGCGCAGACCCTCAACGCGGTGGCCGCGTCGTTCGTGAACTCCGGTAGCGACGGCGTCAGCGAGCTACGCAACCTCGCCGCCACGCTGCGCAGCCAGTTCGACGCCTTCGGAAAGGTCGAGGAGCAGTCCGTCCTCGGCTTCGCCGGCTGA
- a CDS encoding immunity 49 family protein codes for MATRAVIGHNLEIKDPDREVRSIADGIERNLGRVAAHPRRLKNVLQASLRLAGLRSYLDPMANKLETWQAYVQVMHASSAIFEIATKASGSVEVHIGEQSVSIPAGSTQGIADAGNWVTAFCFAVMGRDQARLDMLSEVPIDLLRATGSVYDEYIYHWVDALKTYCSEGSGLGVKLRVAFDSADPARVGHVPPDLMLKILYPPIDLFYRFLDEQRAEFNSTLAQALQLHDAFWNSDEDDRRNNRVGMIAVGPLAMACLAFDADFQIDVESDYLPRHILQRSWLGGFQHSQQVEIPEALRARANQPPPPAIDQVREFLGSYVADSVGLDEVREHLVRLAQINRRTVERKAEAIEALLATPQSQGALSWMVAVDGNWVLDDETSDAAAETWLGDVAALIRGVLAETDIRNND; via the coding sequence ATGGCTACCAGGGCGGTAATTGGGCACAACCTCGAAATCAAGGACCCGGATCGTGAAGTCCGAAGCATTGCAGACGGTATCGAGCGCAATCTCGGTCGCGTGGCAGCGCATCCGCGGCGGCTGAAGAATGTTCTTCAGGCATCGCTGCGTCTCGCAGGGCTACGCTCCTACCTGGATCCGATGGCGAACAAGCTCGAAACCTGGCAAGCATACGTTCAAGTGATGCATGCGTCGTCGGCGATCTTCGAAATAGCCACTAAGGCTTCGGGTTCGGTTGAAGTTCACATCGGTGAGCAGAGTGTTTCTATTCCTGCCGGATCCACTCAGGGAATCGCTGACGCTGGAAACTGGGTTACCGCTTTCTGCTTCGCGGTCATGGGCCGGGACCAGGCGCGCCTGGACATGCTCTCCGAGGTACCGATTGATCTGCTTCGCGCGACGGGATCGGTGTACGACGAGTACATCTATCACTGGGTTGATGCACTGAAGACCTACTGTTCGGAGGGCTCCGGCCTGGGGGTGAAGCTTCGGGTCGCGTTCGATAGCGCGGATCCCGCCAGAGTCGGTCACGTGCCCCCGGACCTCATGCTGAAGATCCTCTACCCGCCGATCGATCTGTTCTACAGGTTTCTCGACGAACAACGTGCCGAGTTCAATAGCACCCTGGCGCAAGCACTTCAGCTCCACGATGCCTTCTGGAACTCTGACGAAGATGACCGGCGGAACAACCGTGTGGGAATGATCGCTGTAGGCCCATTGGCGATGGCATGTCTCGCATTCGATGCCGATTTCCAAATCGATGTCGAGTCGGACTACTTGCCCCGACATATCCTGCAGCGTAGCTGGCTGGGCGGTTTTCAACATAGCCAGCAAGTGGAGATACCTGAAGCGTTGCGCGCACGGGCAAACCAGCCACCGCCCCCCGCGATTGATCAGGTTCGTGAGTTCCTGGGTAGCTATGTTGCGGACTCCGTCGGTCTGGACGAGGTGCGTGAGCACCTCGTCCGATTGGCGCAAATCAACCGAAGGACCGTGGAACGCAAGGCAGAGGCCATCGAAGCGTTGTTGGCCACTCCCCAGTCGCAGGGCGCGCTGTCGTGGATGGTAGCCGTCGACGGAAACTGGGTCCTTGACGACGAGACCTCCGATGCTGCGGCGGAAACCTGGCTCGGCGACGTCGCTGCACTCATCCGGGGTGTCCTTGCTGAAACCGACATCCGTAACAACGACTGA
- the eccB gene encoding type VII secretion protein EccB, whose amino-acid sequence MTTRAQVNGYRFLLRRLDHALVRRDVRMLHDPMRSQFRSLMVGAVLAVLVVAGAAIMAFIKPQGSIGNANIVMGKDSGALYVVVRDKDDKNRMTLFPALNLASARLLSQTSEAPTSVKDSKLNSVPRGPIRGIPGVPAALPGSSQGDRSQWTLCDKVPLSASGGAASSTGAETTVIAGGLNLNDHIKAAGPGTAVLAKKTDSQKKDHTYLIYEGKIAEINPENDDVTKSALSQVLDLSNARPISSNLVGAVVSVPPLVAPSVPHAGEFAQGRLSNVKIGSIIQVPALDGSGRSDLYVVLDNAIQRVSLFTAQFITFASSQKNVDGFVSVTPDAIAGIPQKHGNDKINPGLPVDDFPSAAPKIISAAENPVACVTWAKKNGLGKDQADATEATSDAATVQLLVGTRYPLSDSQTSVTLATADGSVGDRVDRVFVPPSTGEFVQATKIKPGSPVRDGLYYLADNGILYGVPDSKTAQILGLAARPRLAPWEILGTLVPGPMLSSEDAQKSWDSLPSR is encoded by the coding sequence TTGACCACCCGTGCCCAGGTCAATGGGTACCGATTCCTGCTACGCCGGCTCGATCATGCTTTGGTGCGGCGCGATGTACGCATGCTGCATGACCCGATGCGTTCGCAGTTCCGATCGCTGATGGTGGGTGCGGTCCTCGCGGTCCTCGTGGTGGCGGGCGCGGCCATCATGGCCTTCATCAAGCCCCAGGGGTCGATCGGTAACGCGAACATCGTTATGGGCAAGGACAGCGGTGCCCTATACGTCGTCGTTCGGGACAAGGACGACAAGAACAGAATGACTCTGTTTCCGGCGCTGAATCTGGCGTCGGCCCGGCTGCTCTCGCAGACGAGTGAGGCGCCGACATCGGTCAAGGACAGTAAGCTCAACTCGGTTCCCCGCGGTCCTATCCGCGGAATTCCAGGCGTGCCCGCCGCATTGCCTGGCAGCAGCCAAGGCGACCGATCCCAGTGGACGCTGTGCGACAAGGTACCGCTGTCTGCATCCGGTGGGGCCGCGTCGTCGACCGGAGCAGAGACCACGGTCATCGCCGGAGGTCTGAACCTCAACGACCACATCAAGGCTGCTGGTCCGGGGACTGCTGTTCTGGCGAAGAAGACTGACAGCCAGAAGAAGGATCACACGTATCTGATCTATGAAGGGAAGATCGCCGAGATCAACCCGGAAAACGACGACGTCACGAAGAGCGCCCTCTCGCAGGTGCTCGATCTGTCCAACGCGCGGCCGATTTCGTCGAACCTGGTTGGTGCGGTTGTCAGCGTGCCGCCGTTGGTTGCCCCGTCTGTCCCGCATGCGGGTGAATTCGCGCAGGGGCGGTTGAGCAATGTGAAGATCGGCAGCATCATTCAGGTTCCGGCACTGGATGGGTCCGGCCGCTCCGATCTGTACGTTGTATTAGACAACGCCATCCAGCGGGTGTCGTTGTTCACTGCACAGTTCATCACATTCGCGAGCTCACAGAAGAACGTCGATGGCTTCGTATCCGTGACGCCGGATGCGATCGCCGGAATCCCGCAGAAGCACGGAAACGACAAGATCAACCCCGGGCTGCCTGTCGATGACTTCCCGAGCGCCGCACCGAAAATCATATCCGCGGCGGAGAATCCGGTCGCCTGCGTCACCTGGGCGAAGAAGAACGGCCTCGGCAAGGATCAGGCAGATGCCACCGAGGCCACCTCAGACGCGGCCACGGTTCAGCTGCTGGTCGGCACGCGCTACCCGCTGAGCGACTCGCAGACCTCGGTCACGCTGGCAACTGCTGACGGCTCCGTTGGTGATCGAGTCGACCGGGTCTTTGTCCCGCCGTCCACCGGAGAGTTCGTGCAGGCCACCAAGATCAAGCCGGGCAGCCCGGTGCGCGATGGTCTGTACTACCTTGCGGACAATGGAATCCTTTATGGTGTCCCGGATTCCAAGACGGCACAGATCCTCGGATTGGCTGCCCGGCCTCGCCTCGCTCCTTGGGAAATCCTGGGTACCCTCGTTCCCGGTCCCATGTTGTCCTCAGAGGATGCGCAGAAGAGCTGGGACTCGCTTCCGTCTCGCTGA
- a CDS encoding serine/threonine-protein kinase, whose amino-acid sequence MHIGPGTIIRGYRIERVLGAGGMGTVYLAKHPELPRWDALKVLSPQYSRDAEYRARFEREANLAAALDHPNIVAIYNRGEDNEQLWIAMQYVNGIDAAAAAERDPRSITPWRALHIVTEVGRGLDHAHRRGLLHRDVKPANFLLSMGDNGEERVLLTDFGVAKSTEDTNELTQAGGFVATIAYASPEQLSGERLDHRADIYSLACSFYRLLTGQNPYPGTQPAVVMMGHLNEPQPRPTAVDPTLPAAVDDVIAIAMAKNPADRFDTCHEFTTALKSALEYGVTGLSMETVPHHRPAIAAAVREPTVSAPTKPGTRKGAWLIGGVAATVVALAAGVGVWVTQNDSSTSTSQGAMADARAQNPAFIGKSIVVMDISGKSGGYSANLDIQLKPGPQAKFFEDLGFSYNPNFLREGDEPNPRPIKAASDTQYKALTAVNSGYLLAVRSDSSAGGGGLVNLPDAITSTKASVLVLDDPTAVAAIRQWSDSSEQVLLDKLLPILRKSVK is encoded by the coding sequence ATGCACATCGGACCGGGCACCATCATCCGCGGCTACCGCATCGAGCGTGTGCTCGGAGCGGGGGGCATGGGCACGGTGTATCTGGCCAAGCATCCGGAGCTGCCGCGCTGGGACGCACTCAAGGTGCTCAGCCCGCAGTACAGCCGGGATGCAGAGTATCGGGCTCGCTTCGAACGAGAGGCGAATCTCGCTGCGGCCCTGGATCATCCGAACATCGTCGCGATCTACAATCGAGGCGAGGACAATGAACAGCTCTGGATCGCGATGCAGTACGTCAACGGCATCGACGCAGCAGCCGCCGCAGAGCGGGATCCACGGTCGATCACACCCTGGCGTGCTCTGCACATCGTGACCGAGGTTGGTCGTGGTCTCGACCACGCGCACCGTAGAGGACTACTGCACCGGGACGTCAAACCCGCGAACTTCCTGCTGTCCATGGGCGACAACGGCGAAGAGCGAGTGCTGCTCACCGATTTCGGTGTCGCCAAGTCCACTGAAGACACCAACGAACTCACTCAGGCCGGTGGTTTCGTCGCCACCATCGCCTATGCCTCACCAGAGCAGTTGAGTGGAGAGCGGCTCGACCATCGCGCCGATATCTACAGTCTTGCGTGCTCGTTCTATCGTCTGCTGACCGGCCAAAATCCCTATCCGGGAACACAGCCGGCCGTGGTGATGATGGGCCACCTGAACGAACCACAGCCGCGCCCGACAGCGGTCGATCCCACGCTCCCCGCAGCCGTGGACGACGTGATCGCCATCGCCATGGCAAAGAACCCCGCGGACCGATTCGACACCTGCCACGAGTTCACGACAGCCCTGAAGTCGGCTCTCGAATACGGGGTCACCGGACTGTCAATGGAGACAGTTCCTCACCATCGACCGGCCATTGCAGCCGCAGTACGCGAGCCAACCGTCTCTGCACCCACGAAACCCGGTACACGCAAAGGCGCTTGGCTCATCGGCGGAGTTGCGGCGACGGTCGTCGCCTTGGCTGCGGGCGTCGGCGTCTGGGTTACCCAGAACGATTCCTCCACATCGACCTCCCAGGGCGCGATGGCCGACGCTCGCGCGCAGAATCCTGCCTTCATCGGGAAATCCATTGTTGTCATGGATATCTCGGGCAAGAGTGGTGGATACTCCGCGAATCTGGATATCCAATTGAAGCCGGGGCCCCAAGCGAAGTTCTTCGAGGATCTAGGGTTCAGCTACAACCCCAACTTCCTTCGCGAAGGCGACGAACCGAACCCTCGCCCCATCAAGGCGGCGTCCGATACCCAGTACAAGGCGCTGACGGCTGTCAATAGCGGCTACCTGCTCGCTGTGCGCAGCGACAGCAGTGCAGGCGGTGGAGGTCTGGTGAATCTGCCGGACGCCATCACGTCGACCAAGGCCTCGGTGCTCGTCCTCGATGACCCCACGGCGGTCGCGGCAATTCGCCAATGGTCGGACAGCTCCGAACAGGTCCTACTCGATAAACTGCTTCCGATACTTCGCAAGAGCGTCAAGTAG
- a CDS encoding ESX secretion-associated protein EspG, protein MTVHWRFTEAEFYALWMDQAGLEPPEPFMFTSATKTADEFDLEMREARESLIHKVHGDFSTVFDALTNPDLYLTGYGWNEQDRWGTESMVRVHAARKGTKGYVIRQLPGATYWRRGGYTVAECDPLRLADAVVEAMPAGERGGRGDIGLTTDEQNIDHDFGRSAIAALPDTAVSRTQDFLEAAASNAGEIHIAQGSSIFGPRGITRHQVRFRDLVDDGRYVVVDNPARALAVDRARFISVINNYVAAVIQVIKDERG, encoded by the coding sequence ATGACCGTGCACTGGCGATTCACCGAGGCCGAGTTCTATGCGCTATGGATGGATCAGGCAGGTCTGGAGCCTCCCGAACCCTTCATGTTCACGTCTGCGACAAAGACGGCCGACGAGTTCGACTTGGAGATGCGGGAAGCGCGAGAAAGCCTGATTCACAAGGTTCATGGGGACTTCTCGACCGTTTTCGATGCCTTGACGAATCCGGATCTCTACCTGACCGGCTACGGGTGGAATGAACAGGATCGATGGGGCACCGAGTCGATGGTGCGCGTCCATGCGGCCCGGAAGGGGACGAAGGGCTATGTGATCAGGCAACTTCCCGGCGCAACATATTGGCGTCGGGGCGGCTACACAGTGGCTGAATGTGATCCCTTGCGACTTGCCGATGCCGTGGTCGAAGCAATGCCCGCAGGTGAGCGGGGCGGCCGCGGGGATATTGGGCTGACCACTGACGAGCAGAACATCGACCACGACTTCGGCCGGTCGGCGATCGCCGCACTGCCGGACACCGCGGTATCCAGAACCCAGGACTTTCTCGAGGCAGCAGCTTCGAACGCCGGTGAGATCCATATCGCCCAAGGCAGTTCGATATTCGGGCCGCGCGGGATCACCCGCCACCAGGTTCGGTTCCGGGACCTTGTGGACGACGGCCGCTATGTCGTCGTCGACAATCCGGCACGGGCTCTCGCCGTCGACAGGGCCAGATTCATCTCGGTCATCAACAACTACGTCGCGGCTGTGATCCAGGTGATCAAGGATGAGCGCGGCTGA
- a CDS encoding PPE domain-containing protein: protein MLEPTKPGFTETVWESRPPEQLARDLVTGAGAIPAAEAGLAWTRLSAGFAAAAVEYERILVILDSAWESKNSGPFIERIRALRDWLGASASAAAGNAAQAETHAAAYEIAKLAMPNVDEVEKLKDIQQLMQQLGLAGGLPLLGGLAGTETDVEKAKAEAARVMRTYEAATESLAKPWEHQAPPQVTAGLTPTEQPATPVETPEVTTPAMPSLPSLSLGSLNLPPMPVTQMRTSAVEAKETTTQRVVVQPVTVQQGGTAMAPTAMGGAGQDNDEEHTPRAGLVGAPAGDAELGLTSGMQVAPAVLGGIDPAAQRAPVDIAFNAGSSGTEKAAAAADSGSRAEASS, encoded by the coding sequence ATGCTGGAACCGACGAAACCCGGCTTCACCGAGACGGTTTGGGAATCCCGGCCGCCCGAGCAGCTGGCGCGTGACCTGGTGACGGGGGCCGGTGCCATCCCGGCCGCCGAAGCCGGTCTCGCGTGGACGCGATTGAGCGCGGGTTTCGCGGCGGCCGCCGTGGAGTACGAGCGAATCCTCGTAATCCTCGACAGTGCTTGGGAATCCAAGAACAGCGGGCCGTTCATCGAACGTATCCGAGCCTTGCGGGACTGGCTCGGCGCATCCGCGTCGGCGGCGGCCGGCAATGCCGCACAGGCCGAAACGCACGCGGCCGCATACGAAATCGCGAAGCTGGCGATGCCCAATGTCGACGAGGTCGAGAAGCTGAAGGACATTCAGCAGCTTATGCAGCAGCTCGGCCTGGCCGGCGGACTGCCGTTGCTCGGCGGGCTGGCCGGAACCGAAACCGACGTCGAGAAGGCGAAAGCCGAAGCCGCGCGGGTGATGCGGACCTACGAAGCCGCCACCGAATCGCTGGCCAAGCCGTGGGAGCATCAGGCGCCGCCGCAGGTGACCGCCGGGCTGACACCCACCGAGCAACCGGCCACGCCGGTCGAGACGCCGGAAGTGACGACACCGGCGATGCCCTCGCTGCCGTCCCTGTCGCTCGGCTCGCTCAACCTGCCGCCGATGCCGGTGACCCAGATGCGGACCTCCGCCGTCGAGGCCAAGGAAACCACCACGCAACGCGTTGTGGTACAGCCGGTTACGGTCCAGCAGGGCGGCACCGCGATGGCGCCGACCGCCATGGGTGGCGCCGGGCAGGACAACGACGAGGAGCACACCCCCCGCGCCGGACTCGTGGGCGCGCCCGCGGGTGATGCCGAGCTGGGCCTCACCTCCGGCATGCAGGTCGCACCCGCCGTCCTCGGCGGCATCGACCCCGCCGCGCAACGCGCACCCGTCGACATCGCCTTCAACGCCGGTAGTTCGGGCACCGAGAAGGCTGCGGCCGCAGCGGATTCCGGAAGTCGTGCGGAGGCGTCCTCATGA
- a CDS encoding DUF397 domain-containing protein, translated as MNVDLHGAEWFKSSHSSGGGECVEVAFLAGGKVGVRDSKDPTGPALTFTPGEWDAFTAGINDGEFNRP; from the coding sequence GTGAACGTTGACCTGCACGGAGCCGAGTGGTTCAAGTCGAGTCACAGCTCAGGAGGCGGGGAATGCGTGGAGGTGGCCTTCCTGGCGGGTGGCAAGGTAGGCGTCCGTGACTCGAAGGACCCCACCGGCCCGGCACTGACCTTCACGCCCGGCGAATGGGACGCCTTCACCGCCGGTATCAATGACGGGGAGTTCAACCGCCCCTGA
- a CDS encoding YbaB/EbfC family nucleoid-associated protein: protein MDELQEQVRRQLYRFQDLADQMAAVRGRETSENGAVTAEVDGNGALKDLQFTSAVSRMTPSEFEQAVVTTAAQAARRAFERRAEIVDRFNEEMAG from the coding sequence ATGGATGAGTTGCAGGAGCAGGTGCGGCGGCAGCTGTATCGGTTTCAGGACTTGGCGGATCAGATGGCGGCTGTTCGGGGGCGGGAGACCTCGGAGAACGGGGCCGTGACCGCGGAGGTGGACGGGAACGGGGCGCTGAAGGACTTGCAGTTCACCAGCGCGGTGTCGCGGATGACGCCTTCGGAGTTCGAGCAGGCCGTGGTGACGACGGCGGCGCAGGCGGCGCGGCGGGCGTTCGAGCGGCGGGCCGAGATCGTGGATCGGTTCAATGAGGAGATGGCCGGGTAG
- a CDS encoding WXG100 family type VII secretion target encodes MVANEAEIAKAAQSHMADVVASIKDVLKKITDTVDNSKKGFAGDAANSFQAAAVAWDDESQALNRALDDFEKKVGAGTDVFSNVDISNQDEFSKALTNLG; translated from the coding sequence ATGGTTGCAAATGAAGCGGAAATCGCGAAGGCGGCGCAGTCGCACATGGCCGACGTGGTCGCCTCGATCAAGGACGTTCTGAAGAAGATCACCGACACGGTGGACAACTCCAAGAAGGGCTTTGCCGGTGACGCGGCCAACTCCTTCCAGGCGGCGGCGGTGGCGTGGGACGACGAGTCCCAGGCTCTGAACCGGGCGCTGGATGACTTCGAGAAGAAGGTCGGCGCGGGAACCGACGTTTTCTCGAACGTTGACATCTCCAACCAGGACGAGTTCTCGAAGGCCCTCACGAACCTCGGGTAA